GGCGATACCTGTTCCAGTGCCGCCAAAGGCAAAAGTATCAGTGGAGGTATCGTAACCTCGAACGTAGGTCGCGCCAAACTTAAACTTGTCGCTAGGCTTAACGACTAATTGGGCTAGAGCAGAGTAAGTTCCGTCAAAAAGGCCATTCTCAGCGGCAGGGTTACTACCGTTTTTTGCGAGATAACCAGCAGAAAGTTGAAAAGTGTCATTGAAGTTGTGTTTAAAACCAATGCCTGTAGTAGGACCGCCAATACCGAGACGATAAATTGGGTTACGCTCAGCGAAGCGAGATAATGCGCCGTTTGCACCACCACCGGCTTCTAGACCTGAGTTGAAAGTGTCTGCATAGAAATGATGTGCACCAAGGCGAGCCATTGTGGTGACTGTTGTTTTGCTACCGAGGGGGAAAACATAATGTAACCGGTCGATGATGACATTGTTGCCGCTGGGTCCGTCGTAGGAAAAACGACCTTCTTGTGTTGGAACATCATAGTTGCCAGTGAATGAGGCACCAACGTTACCCGCAGTTAAGCGAGTATAGAGTTTATCTTTTCCGGTGAAGCTGGAAACTAGCATCAAACGGACTTTGTTATGGAAAACTGTTTCGGTATCAGCACCATCTCCGAAGGTATCAGCGACAACGAAGGCTGTCTCACCGACTAGTTTAGTGGTGGTGGAGAACTGGTTATCTTCGAGGAATTCAACGCGGCCTTCGAGATCATCGACACGAGCACCGAGAGTCGCAAGTTCTGCTTCAAATTCTTGGACGAGTGCACGCAAGCGAGTAATGTCTGCTGCATCAACATCGGAACCGCCGGTAATAAGGCGTTCGATCTGCTGGAGACAAGCGTTTAAGCCTGCTGCAAATTCATAACGGCTGAGGGGACGATTACCACGGAATGTACCGTCGGGATAACCCACGATACAGTTATATTTTTCGACAAGGTTACGGAGTGCGTCAAATGCCCAGTCGGAAGGTGCAACATCGCGCAGTTGAAAAACGCTGTTGACCTGTGACATGGAGTCTTCGGTGTTTTGGCCAAGGTGGTTGATGTCGAGGTAGTCTGCGGCGATCGCCTGACCGGCCGGAACCAAAGCTGCAGTCGTAGCTAATGCTAATGATGCGTTGCGAATAAAAGTCATAGATCTCAATTTTCCTCACACCTAAAAAATCGTCCTTGCGGCTAGAAGCTTGTCGCTTAACGTTTTAGGCAAAATTTATAACTGCCAATATCGCCATTCATTTGTTTTTTTTTGGTAACTTAAAATACAAAGCCTCAGGTGTGATGCGTATTTAACACGCGCCAAATAGCTTTTTACATCACACATACTGATACTGATCATCGACTGCCCTCTGCAGGATATAGCGCCTAAAACGCAATTCGCTAAGGTAGTAGCAGTGACTTAATTCAGCATTTACAACAATATGAAAATTTTTTTTCCACAGCAAATATCTACTCCGCTACGCTGGATTTGCCGCAGGGCCTCTTTGTTGCTAGTGATGGCCACACTGATTTTAGGCATGTCTCTGCCGGCGATCGCCCAAGATAGCAAATTAAACTACACCTACTCAGAACTTCCTAACAAAGACTTTTCTGGCCAACAACTGCGAGCCGCTAGCTTTGCCCGCGCTGACGTGAGAAGTAGCAACTTTCATCGCAGCGATCTCAGCCGAGCAATTCTTACCGAAGGAAATTTCATGAATACAGATTTGACCGAAGCAAATTTAACTGAAGCCTTTATGGATCAAGTCAATATGTCTGGAGCTGATTTAACCAATGCTATTTTTACAGACGCTGTTGCACCCGGCACAAACTTTACCGACGCAGAAATTACGGGAGCAGATTTTTCCGGCGCTTTACTAGATCGTTATCAACTCTCGCAACTCTGTAAACGCGCCTCCGGCACGAACTCAATCACAGGTATAGAAACTCGGTACAGCTTAAATTGCAAAGACTAGAGCACATAAAACTCACCACTATTAGAGTCGATGACTCCTAAAAAACGTCAGTTTTACTTAAAGATTGCATCTGAAATTCTTTGAGACAAAGAGACGTGAAGACTCGGAGACTATTTTATCCTTCACAACAGCAAAAGGCCATTACAAATTCTTTGAGACAAGGAGACGTGGGGACTCGGAGACACAGAAAATATGGATATTGTTCCCACGAAATTCTTGTCCAAACCAATGAGCAGGAGAGATCTCCCCACCACTTTCCCTACTATCCACTGTGCCACCACCACAAACTCTGCTTAACCCGAACTCAGGTTAAAAAAGCAACTCCAGATAGAAAACTGAAAACTCTCTATCCGGTAGAAACATTGATATAAACGATATACAGTCCTACTGCACTGAAAACCTAGTAGGCACCACCCGCAGCACATTTGTCGTCGCCGCGGCACTCGCCGCCGTTAGCTGGTTCAAACGCGATCTCAGAGATGGCAATTTGCTTATCAGAACCAGAGATGGCCGTGTATCCCGATAAGGAAGCCGCAACTGCATTACTGGGAAGCAGAAAATTAGCAAGTGCGATATTGATTAATATAAGCTTAGAAGCGATGCCCATGATAGTTTCGGTAGTTCCGAAAAGTCTCTTACTAAATATCTTAAACTAAGAATTCAGTACATTTACGTATTTCTAGAAGTTTTGATAAAGAATTTATTAGGTCAAAATCCCTGTTTTAGTCTAATGTTGGCAACGCAATTTTGCGATTGATCCCATGCAAACAGTCTATATACCTTGGTTTTATGGCAAAAAGTATACAAAGCTTGCGGAACTAGCGCTCAATATTTATAACATAAAAGAGAAATCTTTGTTATGAAACGATGACATTCTAGGCTTTTTTATGCCTCATAGTTGCTTTTCTAGGTTTTGTTCTGCTATGTGAATGAGGTTGGGAGTCATGCAATATTGGTTTCGACCGCTTCTTTTGGCCTTATACATGGCTGTATCAGCTAACTTAATGAGCTCAGCTACACTGGTGTCGTCTTCGGGATAAACGCTAATGCCGATACTGACGGTGATGTTAATGTCGTGGTCGTCTAGTTTGTATGGAGCAGAGACTGTTGCCAGAATTTTTTGCGCGACTATTGCACTGTCTAGGGGTTGCTTAATGCCGGGTAAAAGAACGGTAAATTCGTCACCGCCCAGTCGGCTGACGACGTCGCTCATTCTGAGACAATTTTTGATTCGTTGGGCAACGGCTTGGAGAAGCATATCGCCAATGTCGTGCCCTAATGTGTCGTTGACTGGTTTAAAGCCATCTAAATCTAAAAATAAAAGGCTGACAAGCTGCTTGTTTGATTCGCCCCAATCTAAGAGTTGCTGTAGGGTTTCGTAAAAGAGCTTTCGATTGGGTAATCCAGTGAGGGGATCGTGGTTGGCTTGGTGGCGCAGTCGTTTTTCTGATGCTTTTAATTCGTGATTGGAACGGGTTAATTCTTCTGCTGTGCGGCGTAATTCGGCTTCTAGTTTTTTGCGTTCGGTAATATCTCGAATAACGCCAACTAGGAAAATGTTGCCTGCACCGTCTTTGTGTAGTGATCGCTTGGTGGCAAGGAGGTAGTTTTCGCCGTTGGAACTGGTAAGGGATTCTTCGTTTTCTTTGGATGTTTTTGTTTGCAAGACTTTTTCGTCTTGCTGGCGGAAATGTTGTGCTTCTGATGGGATAAATAAGTCATGGTCTGATTTCCCGACAACGGCGGCAGCTGAACGACCAATGAGACGACAAAAGGCATCGTTAACAACGGTGAGGACATAATTGCTGTCTTTAACGAAAACTGGATCGGGGATGTTATTGATAATGAGCTGGAAAAATTCTTTGGAGCGGCTTAGTTCTTTTTCTTGGTGGGCGAGGTACATGGTCACGACTGTGGCTGACCCCATAAGGCTCAAAAGGCAAGGGAAAATCGGAAAAACTAGGCCGGAGGTGAAAAATAAAATATAGCTGCCGCCAAGGAGACTACTGATGGAAATGAGTAATGCTATGCCTCCTCGGATAGGCGATCGCCACCGCCAGACGACTGCAGAACCTAGGGTTGCCGCAACAATAATAAATAGCGAATCCTGCCAAAGGGAGAAAAATGAAATCAGCGGTCGGCCATCGAGGGTCGCACTTAAAATTTCGCTGGTAAAGTTTGCATGAATTTCAACGCCGCCGATACGGTCAAGATTGCTGCTAAAACGATTTCTGAAGGGACTGAGAAATAAATCTTTTGTGCTTTCTGAAATATCTCCGATCATGACGATGCGATCGCGGAAAAAATCTGGGGGAATTTCATCATTCATCACCTCAGACAAGCTGACCATCGATAATTTTTCTGGCTGGCGCAAATTAGAGACCATCTGGTAGTTATCCTGCGGATTTAACCAGCCATAGAGACTGTGAAAATCTCTGAGGTCATAAAAAATTGTCGATCCAAGTTTTAAATAGCGGGGGTTTTCTGCTGGGTAGCCTTCCGGATAAATTCCTTCTATTCTTTCTAAATATTGCCATGCCAGCTGTAATGCAAAGCTGCGTTTTGTGTTGCCGTCTACCGTCCAGTACAAACTGTTACGG
This sequence is a window from [Limnothrix rosea] IAM M-220. Protein-coding genes within it:
- a CDS encoding iron uptake porin, coding for MTFIRNASLALATTAALVPAGQAIAADYLDINHLGQNTEDSMSQVNSVFQLRDVAPSDWAFDALRNLVEKYNCIVGYPDGTFRGNRPLSRYEFAAGLNACLQQIERLITGGSDVDAADITRLRALVQEFEAELATLGARVDDLEGRVEFLEDNQFSTTTKLVGETAFVVADTFGDGADTETVFHNKVRLMLVSSFTGKDKLYTRLTAGNVGASFTGNYDVPTQEGRFSYDGPSGNNVIIDRLHYVFPLGSKTTVTTMARLGAHHFYADTFNSGLEAGGGANGALSRFAERNPIYRLGIGGPTTGIGFKHNFNDTFQLSAGYLAKNGSNPAAENGLFDGTYSALAQLVVKPSDKFKFGATYVRGYDTSTDTFAFGGTGTGIANSLPGIGVAGTGLTSNSFGLQGQFDISPKFSLRAWGGYTDVDAVGGGEADIWNYAVAAVFPDLGKAGNMGAIIVGAAPHVTDLTDGAGVDQLGTSNDTPFHIEGFYKYQLTKNISITPGIIWLTSPNQNDSNDDIVIGALRTTFKF
- a CDS encoding pentapeptide repeat-containing protein: MATLILGMSLPAIAQDSKLNYTYSELPNKDFSGQQLRAASFARADVRSSNFHRSDLSRAILTEGNFMNTDLTEANLTEAFMDQVNMSGADLTNAIFTDAVAPGTNFTDAEITGADFSGALLDRYQLSQLCKRASGTNSITGIETRYSLNCKD
- a CDS encoding CHASE2 domain-containing protein — protein: MAKLNRKLWIKSRRWAKKNARVFFTAGSVSAVIIGLRFFSLLQIFELAAFDALLNFRPAEPTDDRVRVVAINQRDINQYKWPLEDTILAELIQKIDAQQPAAIGLDIVRDRPLGRGQAELETVIRNLPYFVGIEVLNVDPDFRTPALPIMWKEDENGELKDGVGFNNFPLDADGVVRRNSLYWTVDGNTKRSFALQLAWQYLERIEGIYPEGYPAENPRYLKLGSTIFYDLRDFHSLYGWLNPQDNYQMVSNLRQPEKLSMVSLSEVMNDEIPPDFFRDRIVMIGDISESTKDLFLSPFRNRFSSNLDRIGGVEIHANFTSEILSATLDGRPLISFFSLWQDSLFIIVAATLGSAVVWRWRSPIRGGIALLISISSLLGGSYILFFTSGLVFPIFPCLLSLMGSATVVTMYLAHQEKELSRSKEFFQLIINNIPDPVFVKDSNYVLTVVNDAFCRLIGRSAAAVVGKSDHDLFIPSEAQHFRQQDEKVLQTKTSKENEESLTSSNGENYLLATKRSLHKDGAGNIFLVGVIRDITERKKLEAELRRTAEELTRSNHELKASEKRLRHQANHDPLTGLPNRKLFYETLQQLLDWGESNKQLVSLLFLDLDGFKPVNDTLGHDIGDMLLQAVAQRIKNCLRMSDVVSRLGGDEFTVLLPGIKQPLDSAIVAQKILATVSAPYKLDDHDINITVSIGISVYPEDDTSVAELIKLADTAMYKAKRSGRNQYCMTPNLIHIAEQNLEKQL